Below is a genomic region from Persicimonas caeni.
CAGTCGATGCCCTCGGCGTTCTTCTCGGTGAGCTTGTCGGCGGCGAGTGAGGACACGCGGGACGACGCCCAGGGCGCGCTCGACACCTTCCTCGAGGAGACCGGCTGGACGCCCGAGCAGGCCGAAATCGTAGCCGGCGCGCTCAAGTACACCGAGTACAATTGGTTCAAGCGGTTTGCGATGAAGAAGATCAGCGCCAGCTCCGGCGGAGACACTGACACGAGTCAGGACTACGAGTACACCGATTGGGAGCAGCTCAGCCGCTTCGCCGAAGCGTTTCACGAGCGGTTGGGTTAGAAGCGCGGGCTGACGGGGCGGCGCGAAGTCATCCTATTCGCGCGGGGCGAGAGCAGCGTCAGTTTAGCGCGGGGAAAAAACTTTGGCGCACGAGTCGGGCGCGGAGAGCCTCGATTGTGTACGCCGTGCCGTATTCTTCCACCTCCGTATCGAGAGTGCGAACCCGACGCGGGCAAGGTTCAATCTGCACACGCGTCGTGGCCGATGTATTCGGGGGCGCGGCTCAGTGTGTGAGGCTCTTCATCTTGGTGCATTTCCTTACAACATCATCTTCACAATAGGCTTTAGGTTCTTTTCTTGCCTCGGTCTAGTGAGTGATTTGGTTTGAAATGTATCGCGACATACCTCCACGCCGACAGAGGGCAGTGTGTC
It encodes:
- the hemG gene encoding menaquinone-dependent protoporphyrinogen IX dehydrogenase, which gives rise to MNHRIAIIYGTTEGHTRKICEHIAQTLRDHDDQVEIVLGSEFDDAFELSDFDGVIVGGSLHAGTHQRYIRAFVDEHLEELQSMPSAFFSVSLSAASEDTRDDAQGALDTFLEETGWTPEQAEIVAGALKYTEYNWFKRFAMKKISASSGGDTDTSQDYEYTDWEQLSRFAEAFHERLG